In the genome of Oscarella lobularis chromosome 1, ooOscLobu1.1, whole genome shotgun sequence, one region contains:
- the LOC136186394 gene encoding uncharacterized protein isoform X2: protein MADPKWQTHLRPLFDEVVNLMSNLALSDIADKMVSKNLLELEQFERLDDTLESGQSKKAARRLLINLMKLPEPSFNTFCDILRGFESAEDLLRLVEPVKEQLRKEEVSRNGSQTQLAEPQEFIRDEKQKQHPYVIQSKEATTVSGFSSLPSAAPVRSDQREPNSVQDEVRQNLCKDRSADDVPQLRQLPVEERSRPRSRSKLSTKRVLLLCSLADQKFSSRLHTCLNSRDVNAFFFESTDQDHLIELWGKIISEEKDAYLKRCSHCLPVITTHFLQGDNYTQRLVDAMLGQSDERGMQILSLLVDVDEKQFKAAYPQLSAYTSFPCSSNSDLQNIATSIEKKLTSSNRRSTGDVSMRLPISKPGGLPGKSAFFCGRDTELEKILSECSSPSVTLCCITGPPGIGKSSLVAEVAHKVRDGDFCSAKLGRCNKWSVLYLDARNLETEVQFATELLAKMKACFHDDLPAKVVSGASIQTDRPIKSQLTDIVSIMNYPCIVLDNCDSALKAENREGFLRFLQDLTTATKNYFMVIITLCSEDVSIRFTGAQVLHIRLRPLSEADSDHLFRQSCMHTATPLSQEAPVSGKTVERIRNICEGVPMLIRLAGALFRRYRDSMTQNEIVRKLKRRPYKMFRKVSELGFLSALYKLLPSNLPVFLHGLSLFTGSFTRQEGAFVFARDAVTFGMEVVSPLSDYGLVNRVSEEITGGEMQYYLHSLIRSFLQKSEDQCLDKQYLYFQQRYCLLQLKRVIEYQNIYDRNPQSVTRKMRGFQAILEQLASLVKPTASSSKVWGRFFSLACNRNSFMKRFFPPELRKKLIKSCLSVVRALKRDSEPKIRLVFSDVLCDLGDLKPASSCLDKVFSSLSSDAIKAKKTIRARYFFQKARLHTEKGEGDKAVSILMSEYGCNPAQKREHADFFVALGNAYRSTGNYLRAIERFSQALKWCKEFLGQDSVKGSHPDTCDVLMSIGHCQFCIRQYDESLCSFSEALSMHHCLASDVSSLALTYYQTGISRAALGKDAEARKDFEQVYRLLVGSQDSALFLLSRQVEAKLLFSQGARAWEEKQSRDKRTKDVECTIGDNLLNEAARCLMSLTDSLEKLALADSQMTLVLSENLSLLVVIYSMLSSEKEQKECLSRLRQRDLDSSLVQGCYVLSCVLRPKFDSKQLIADLPEILACLAFYSYVGKRPTASGSPAVESPESPERGEDTDLPLLFGSDSSTDTENGEKETTDDGDDWEDDVQPSPISSTASTELASPVSIQSGSRDKYSGTPVDMARGFPRSSTLTSLFQASDEDGSF from the exons ATGGCAGATCCTAAGTGGCAAACGCACCTTCGAccgcttttcgacgaagtagTCAATCTCATGAGCAACCTAGCCTTGTCCGATATCGCTGACAAGATGGTATCAAAGAACCTCCTCGAGTTAGAGCAGTTCGAAAGGCTTGATGACACCTTGGAAAGCGGTCAAAGCAAGAAAGCGGCAAGGAGACTACTTATTAATCTTATGAAATTGCCTGAGCCGAGCTTCAACACGTTCTGTGACATCTTACGGGGTTTCGAATCAGCGGAGGATTTATTGCGTTTAGTTGAACCAGTAAAGGAGCAACTTAGGAAAGAAGAAGTATCGA GAAATGGCAGCCAGACTCAGTTGGCAGAGCCACAGGAATTTATTAGGGacgagaagcagaagcagcatcCCTATGTAATTCAGAGTAAAGAAGCCACTACTGTTAGCggtttttcgtcgcttccttCTGCTGCGCCTGTCAGATCTGATCAAA GAGAGCCAAACAGTGTTCAAGATGAAGTACGCCAAAACCTATGCAAGGATCGATCTGCTGATGATGTTCCCCAGCTTCGTCAATTACCTGTAGAAGAGCGTAGCCGACCACGATCGCGATCAA AGCTATCGACGAAAAGAGTGCTGTTGCTCTGTTCACTCGCTGATCAGAAATTTTCAAGCAGACTGCACACATGCCTGAACAGTCGCGACGTCAATgcatttttctttgaatCAACAGATCAGGATCATTTAATCGAACTGTGGGGAAAGATAATTTCAGAGGAAAAAGACGCCTATTTGAAACGCTGCTCTCATTGCTTACCTGTTATTACCACACACTTTCTTCAAGGGGACAACTATACGCAGAGGCTGGTCGACGCTATGCTGGGTCAATCAGACGAACGAGGAATgcaaattctttctcttctagtAGACGTAGATGAAAAACAATTTAAAGCGGCATATCCACAACTGTCAGCTTACACGTCGTTTCCGtgctcgtcgaattcggaCTTGCAGAATATAGCGACttctatagaaaagaaactaa CTTCGTCTAATCGCCGATCAACAGGCGATGTTAGTATGAGACTTCCCATCTCCAAACCTGGCGGTCTTCCTGGAAAAAGTGCCTTTTTCTGCGGAAGAGATACTgaacttgaaaaaattttgtCGGAGTGCTCTTCTCCTAGCGTGACTCTTTGCTGTATTACTGGCCCGCCGGGAATTGGGAAAAGCTCTCTCGTTGCCGAAGTTGCGCACAAGGTCAGAGACGGTGACTTCTGTTCAGCAAAGCTTGGGCGCTGTAACAAATGGAGTGTCCTCTATTTGGACGCTCGAAACCTTGAAACAGAAGTTCAATTTGCGACGGAGTTGCTAGCGAAAATGAAAGCTTGCTTTCATGATGATCTACCTGCAAAAGTCGTTAGCGGAGCTTCAATTCAAACCGACCGGCCTATCAAGTCTCAGCTGACAGACATTGTCAGCATTATGAACTACCCTTGTATCGTTTTGGATAATTGTGATTCGGCTTTGAAGGCCGAAAATCGAGAGGGTTTCTTACGGTTTTTGCAGGATCTTACCACAGCAACTAAGAACTACTTTATGGTAATAATAACGTTGTGCTCTGAAGACGTGAGCATTCGTTTCACAGGAGCTCAAGTGCTACATATTCGTCTTCGCCCTTTGAGTGAAGCGGACTCCGACCACTTGTTTCGCCAGAGCTGTATGCATACGGCCACGCCTTTGTCGCAAGAAGCGCCCGTGAGTGgaaaaacggttgaaaggATTAGAAATATTTGTGAAGGCGTTCCGATGCTAATTCGATTGGCTGGGGCGCTCTTTCGTCGATACAGGGATTCGATGACGCAGAATGAAATTGTTCGGAAGTTAAAAAGACGACCGTACAAAATGTTTCGAAAGGTCAGCGAGTTGGGGTTCTTGTCTGCACTCTACAAGTTACTGCCTTCAAATCTTCCAGTTTTCCTTCACGGCTTATCTTTGTTTACTGGTTCATTCACAAGGCAGGAAGGAGCATTCGTATTTGCTCGTGATGCTGTGACGTTTGGAATGGAAGTAGTGAGCCCTCTGAGCGATTACGGTCTCGTGAACCGCGTGTCAGAAGAGATAACGGGCGGCGAAATGCAATATTACTTACACAGTCTTATTCGAAGCTTTCTTCAGAAAAGTGAAGACCAGTGCTTGGACAAGCAGTATCtgtactttcaacagagaTATTGTCTGCTGCAGTTGAAAAGAGTAATCGAATATCAGAACATCTATGATCGAAATCCGCAGTCCGTTACGCGGAAAATGAGAGGATTTCAGGCTATTTTAGAGCAACTGGCAAGCTTAGTCAAACCGACAGCAAGTAGTTCCAAAGTTTGGGGTCGATTTTTTAGCCTTGCGTGCAATCGTAACTCCTTCATGAAACGTTTCTTTCCGCCAGAATTACGGAAGAAACTCATCAAGAGCTGTTTGTCGGTGGTTAGAGCATTAAAGCGAGACAGTGAACCAAAAATTCGACTTGTTTTCAGTGACGTTCTGTGTGATCTCGGTGATTTGAAACCGGCTTCTAGTTGCCTGGACAAGGTATTTTCCAGTCTTTCAAGCGATGcaatcaaagcaaagaaaacgatacgAGCCAGATACTTTTTTCAAAAGGCGAGACTGCACACtgaaaagggagaaggcgACAAGGCTGTCAGTATTCTAATGAGTGAATATGGCTGTAATCCAGCTCAGAAGAGGGAGCATGCAGATTTCTTCGTTGCTCTGGGTAATGCTTACAGATCAACAGGAAATTACCTTCGTGCTATTGAACGCTTCAGTCAAGCTTTGAAATGGTGCAAAGAGTTTCTTGGTCAAGACTCCGTCAAAGGAAGTCATCCTGATACATGCGATGTGCTGATGAGCATTGGCCACTGCCAATTCTGCATTAGGCAATACGACGAGAGTCTTTGCTCGTTCTCCGAGGCTCTTAGCATGCATCATTGCTTGGCAAGCGACGTCTCTTCACTTGCCCTCACTTACTATCAGACGGGAATCAGCCGAGCGGCTTTAGGAAAAGACGCTGAAGCTAGGAAAGACTTCGAACAAGTGTACCGACTTTTGGTTGGTTCCCAAGACAGCGCGCTATTCTTACTTAGTCGGCAGGTTGAGGCCAAGCTATTATTCTCCCAAGGAGCTCGTGCATGGGAAGAAAAGCAAAGTAGAGACAAAAGgacaaaagacgtcgaatgtACGATCGGGGATAATCTTCTTAATGAGGCTGCCCGTTGCTTGATGAGCTTGACAGACAGCCTTGAAAAACTTGCTTTGGCGGACTCTCAGATGACTCTTGTCCTGTCAGAGAACTTGTCTTTGCTAGTTGTCATCTATTCGATGCTATCTAGcgagaaagaacaaaaagaGTGCCTTTCCCGTCTTCGCCAACGTGATCTTGATTCCAGTCTGGTCCAAGGGTGTTACGTGCTTTCGTGCGTGCTCCGGCCGAAATTTGACAGTAAACAACTGATCGCTGACCTGCCAGAAATTCTAGCGTGCCTCGCTTTCTATAGTTACGTTGGTAAGCGTCCGACAGCTAGTGGCTCGCCTGCGGTTGAATCGCCTGAATCGCCCGAGAGAGGAGAAGACACTGATTTGCCCCTATTGTTTGGAAGCGATTCGTCTACGGACACTGAAAACGGCGAGAAGGAAACAACAGACGATGGCGATGACTGGGAAGACGATGTTCAGCCTTCTCCTATTTCTTCTACGGCTTCAACCGAACTTGCTAGCCCTGTGTCTATTCAATCAGGGTCGCGGGACAAATATTCCGGAACTCCTGTGGACATGGCCCGCGGTTTTCCTCGTTCATCAACATTAACAAGTCTCTTCCAAGCTTCTGACGAAGACGGAAGCTTTTAA
- the LOC136186394 gene encoding uncharacterized protein isoform X1, with product MLDVLKEKARDLVLLLHSQKDAMADPKWQTHLRPLFDEVVNLMSNLALSDIADKMVSKNLLELEQFERLDDTLESGQSKKAARRLLINLMKLPEPSFNTFCDILRGFESAEDLLRLVEPVKEQLRKEEVSRNGSQTQLAEPQEFIRDEKQKQHPYVIQSKEATTVSGFSSLPSAAPVRSDQREPNSVQDEVRQNLCKDRSADDVPQLRQLPVEERSRPRSRSKLSTKRVLLLCSLADQKFSSRLHTCLNSRDVNAFFFESTDQDHLIELWGKIISEEKDAYLKRCSHCLPVITTHFLQGDNYTQRLVDAMLGQSDERGMQILSLLVDVDEKQFKAAYPQLSAYTSFPCSSNSDLQNIATSIEKKLTSSNRRSTGDVSMRLPISKPGGLPGKSAFFCGRDTELEKILSECSSPSVTLCCITGPPGIGKSSLVAEVAHKVRDGDFCSAKLGRCNKWSVLYLDARNLETEVQFATELLAKMKACFHDDLPAKVVSGASIQTDRPIKSQLTDIVSIMNYPCIVLDNCDSALKAENREGFLRFLQDLTTATKNYFMVIITLCSEDVSIRFTGAQVLHIRLRPLSEADSDHLFRQSCMHTATPLSQEAPVSGKTVERIRNICEGVPMLIRLAGALFRRYRDSMTQNEIVRKLKRRPYKMFRKVSELGFLSALYKLLPSNLPVFLHGLSLFTGSFTRQEGAFVFARDAVTFGMEVVSPLSDYGLVNRVSEEITGGEMQYYLHSLIRSFLQKSEDQCLDKQYLYFQQRYCLLQLKRVIEYQNIYDRNPQSVTRKMRGFQAILEQLASLVKPTASSSKVWGRFFSLACNRNSFMKRFFPPELRKKLIKSCLSVVRALKRDSEPKIRLVFSDVLCDLGDLKPASSCLDKVFSSLSSDAIKAKKTIRARYFFQKARLHTEKGEGDKAVSILMSEYGCNPAQKREHADFFVALGNAYRSTGNYLRAIERFSQALKWCKEFLGQDSVKGSHPDTCDVLMSIGHCQFCIRQYDESLCSFSEALSMHHCLASDVSSLALTYYQTGISRAALGKDAEARKDFEQVYRLLVGSQDSALFLLSRQVEAKLLFSQGARAWEEKQSRDKRTKDVECTIGDNLLNEAARCLMSLTDSLEKLALADSQMTLVLSENLSLLVVIYSMLSSEKEQKECLSRLRQRDLDSSLVQGCYVLSCVLRPKFDSKQLIADLPEILACLAFYSYVGKRPTASGSPAVESPESPERGEDTDLPLLFGSDSSTDTENGEKETTDDGDDWEDDVQPSPISSTASTELASPVSIQSGSRDKYSGTPVDMARGFPRSSTLTSLFQASDEDGSF from the exons ATGCTTGACGtattgaaagaaaaagcacGTGATCTTGTTTTGCTTCTGCATAGCCAGAAAGACGCAATGGCAGATCCTAAGTGGCAAACGCACCTTCGAccgcttttcgacgaagtagTCAATCTCATGAGCAACCTAGCCTTGTCCGATATCGCTGACAAGATGGTATCAAAGAACCTCCTCGAGTTAGAGCAGTTCGAAAGGCTTGATGACACCTTGGAAAGCGGTCAAAGCAAGAAAGCGGCAAGGAGACTACTTATTAATCTTATGAAATTGCCTGAGCCGAGCTTCAACACGTTCTGTGACATCTTACGGGGTTTCGAATCAGCGGAGGATTTATTGCGTTTAGTTGAACCAGTAAAGGAGCAACTTAGGAAAGAAGAAGTATCGA GAAATGGCAGCCAGACTCAGTTGGCAGAGCCACAGGAATTTATTAGGGacgagaagcagaagcagcatcCCTATGTAATTCAGAGTAAAGAAGCCACTACTGTTAGCggtttttcgtcgcttccttCTGCTGCGCCTGTCAGATCTGATCAAA GAGAGCCAAACAGTGTTCAAGATGAAGTACGCCAAAACCTATGCAAGGATCGATCTGCTGATGATGTTCCCCAGCTTCGTCAATTACCTGTAGAAGAGCGTAGCCGACCACGATCGCGATCAA AGCTATCGACGAAAAGAGTGCTGTTGCTCTGTTCACTCGCTGATCAGAAATTTTCAAGCAGACTGCACACATGCCTGAACAGTCGCGACGTCAATgcatttttctttgaatCAACAGATCAGGATCATTTAATCGAACTGTGGGGAAAGATAATTTCAGAGGAAAAAGACGCCTATTTGAAACGCTGCTCTCATTGCTTACCTGTTATTACCACACACTTTCTTCAAGGGGACAACTATACGCAGAGGCTGGTCGACGCTATGCTGGGTCAATCAGACGAACGAGGAATgcaaattctttctcttctagtAGACGTAGATGAAAAACAATTTAAAGCGGCATATCCACAACTGTCAGCTTACACGTCGTTTCCGtgctcgtcgaattcggaCTTGCAGAATATAGCGACttctatagaaaagaaactaa CTTCGTCTAATCGCCGATCAACAGGCGATGTTAGTATGAGACTTCCCATCTCCAAACCTGGCGGTCTTCCTGGAAAAAGTGCCTTTTTCTGCGGAAGAGATACTgaacttgaaaaaattttgtCGGAGTGCTCTTCTCCTAGCGTGACTCTTTGCTGTATTACTGGCCCGCCGGGAATTGGGAAAAGCTCTCTCGTTGCCGAAGTTGCGCACAAGGTCAGAGACGGTGACTTCTGTTCAGCAAAGCTTGGGCGCTGTAACAAATGGAGTGTCCTCTATTTGGACGCTCGAAACCTTGAAACAGAAGTTCAATTTGCGACGGAGTTGCTAGCGAAAATGAAAGCTTGCTTTCATGATGATCTACCTGCAAAAGTCGTTAGCGGAGCTTCAATTCAAACCGACCGGCCTATCAAGTCTCAGCTGACAGACATTGTCAGCATTATGAACTACCCTTGTATCGTTTTGGATAATTGTGATTCGGCTTTGAAGGCCGAAAATCGAGAGGGTTTCTTACGGTTTTTGCAGGATCTTACCACAGCAACTAAGAACTACTTTATGGTAATAATAACGTTGTGCTCTGAAGACGTGAGCATTCGTTTCACAGGAGCTCAAGTGCTACATATTCGTCTTCGCCCTTTGAGTGAAGCGGACTCCGACCACTTGTTTCGCCAGAGCTGTATGCATACGGCCACGCCTTTGTCGCAAGAAGCGCCCGTGAGTGgaaaaacggttgaaaggATTAGAAATATTTGTGAAGGCGTTCCGATGCTAATTCGATTGGCTGGGGCGCTCTTTCGTCGATACAGGGATTCGATGACGCAGAATGAAATTGTTCGGAAGTTAAAAAGACGACCGTACAAAATGTTTCGAAAGGTCAGCGAGTTGGGGTTCTTGTCTGCACTCTACAAGTTACTGCCTTCAAATCTTCCAGTTTTCCTTCACGGCTTATCTTTGTTTACTGGTTCATTCACAAGGCAGGAAGGAGCATTCGTATTTGCTCGTGATGCTGTGACGTTTGGAATGGAAGTAGTGAGCCCTCTGAGCGATTACGGTCTCGTGAACCGCGTGTCAGAAGAGATAACGGGCGGCGAAATGCAATATTACTTACACAGTCTTATTCGAAGCTTTCTTCAGAAAAGTGAAGACCAGTGCTTGGACAAGCAGTATCtgtactttcaacagagaTATTGTCTGCTGCAGTTGAAAAGAGTAATCGAATATCAGAACATCTATGATCGAAATCCGCAGTCCGTTACGCGGAAAATGAGAGGATTTCAGGCTATTTTAGAGCAACTGGCAAGCTTAGTCAAACCGACAGCAAGTAGTTCCAAAGTTTGGGGTCGATTTTTTAGCCTTGCGTGCAATCGTAACTCCTTCATGAAACGTTTCTTTCCGCCAGAATTACGGAAGAAACTCATCAAGAGCTGTTTGTCGGTGGTTAGAGCATTAAAGCGAGACAGTGAACCAAAAATTCGACTTGTTTTCAGTGACGTTCTGTGTGATCTCGGTGATTTGAAACCGGCTTCTAGTTGCCTGGACAAGGTATTTTCCAGTCTTTCAAGCGATGcaatcaaagcaaagaaaacgatacgAGCCAGATACTTTTTTCAAAAGGCGAGACTGCACACtgaaaagggagaaggcgACAAGGCTGTCAGTATTCTAATGAGTGAATATGGCTGTAATCCAGCTCAGAAGAGGGAGCATGCAGATTTCTTCGTTGCTCTGGGTAATGCTTACAGATCAACAGGAAATTACCTTCGTGCTATTGAACGCTTCAGTCAAGCTTTGAAATGGTGCAAAGAGTTTCTTGGTCAAGACTCCGTCAAAGGAAGTCATCCTGATACATGCGATGTGCTGATGAGCATTGGCCACTGCCAATTCTGCATTAGGCAATACGACGAGAGTCTTTGCTCGTTCTCCGAGGCTCTTAGCATGCATCATTGCTTGGCAAGCGACGTCTCTTCACTTGCCCTCACTTACTATCAGACGGGAATCAGCCGAGCGGCTTTAGGAAAAGACGCTGAAGCTAGGAAAGACTTCGAACAAGTGTACCGACTTTTGGTTGGTTCCCAAGACAGCGCGCTATTCTTACTTAGTCGGCAGGTTGAGGCCAAGCTATTATTCTCCCAAGGAGCTCGTGCATGGGAAGAAAAGCAAAGTAGAGACAAAAGgacaaaagacgtcgaatgtACGATCGGGGATAATCTTCTTAATGAGGCTGCCCGTTGCTTGATGAGCTTGACAGACAGCCTTGAAAAACTTGCTTTGGCGGACTCTCAGATGACTCTTGTCCTGTCAGAGAACTTGTCTTTGCTAGTTGTCATCTATTCGATGCTATCTAGcgagaaagaacaaaaagaGTGCCTTTCCCGTCTTCGCCAACGTGATCTTGATTCCAGTCTGGTCCAAGGGTGTTACGTGCTTTCGTGCGTGCTCCGGCCGAAATTTGACAGTAAACAACTGATCGCTGACCTGCCAGAAATTCTAGCGTGCCTCGCTTTCTATAGTTACGTTGGTAAGCGTCCGACAGCTAGTGGCTCGCCTGCGGTTGAATCGCCTGAATCGCCCGAGAGAGGAGAAGACACTGATTTGCCCCTATTGTTTGGAAGCGATTCGTCTACGGACACTGAAAACGGCGAGAAGGAAACAACAGACGATGGCGATGACTGGGAAGACGATGTTCAGCCTTCTCCTATTTCTTCTACGGCTTCAACCGAACTTGCTAGCCCTGTGTCTATTCAATCAGGGTCGCGGGACAAATATTCCGGAACTCCTGTGGACATGGCCCGCGGTTTTCCTCGTTCATCAACATTAACAAGTCTCTTCCAAGCTTCTGACGAAGACGGAAGCTTTTAA